The Chryseobacterium aureum genome contains a region encoding:
- a CDS encoding VOC family protein yields the protein MTRFTTLRPVLWTENLDETIGFYRQVLGFTLMGRNDDWQWASLRKDEIYIMLSQPNEHEKNTSIGFSGSFYFNVNKVNDLWEDLKTKAKVCYEIETFEWGMREFAIYDNNGYILQFGEPVDNIGNTE from the coding sequence ATGACACGGTTTACCACACTTCGCCCTGTTCTCTGGACAGAAAATCTGGATGAAACCATAGGTTTTTACAGACAGGTTCTGGGGTTTACCCTCATGGGCAGAAATGATGACTGGCAATGGGCCTCCCTCCGAAAAGATGAAATATATATCATGCTTTCTCAGCCTAATGAGCATGAAAAAAATACTTCCATCGGATTTTCCGGGTCATTTTATTTCAACGTAAATAAAGTGAATGATCTCTGGGAAGATCTCAAGACAAAAGCAAAAGTATGCTATGAAATAGAAACTTTCGAATGGGGAATGAGAGAATTTGCCATCTATGATAACAACGGATATATATTACAATTCGGTGAACCCGTAGATAATATTGGCAATACGGAATAA
- a CDS encoding ArsC/Spx/MgsR family protein yields the protein MVVKVLHNGNCSKSNAVLEYLDENGVPFEIINIIEDPLSVLELRTVLKKLNQSVFHIIRKTDKLYTENYADKNYSEEEWLKILSENPSLIQRPILVKGSVAMLGRPIENVKFFIEK from the coding sequence ATGGTAGTTAAAGTTTTACATAACGGAAATTGTTCAAAGTCAAATGCTGTATTAGAGTATCTTGACGAAAACGGAGTGCCTTTTGAGATCATTAATATTATTGAAGATCCATTAAGTGTTCTTGAACTCAGAACTGTGCTTAAAAAGCTGAATCAGAGTGTTTTTCATATTATCCGTAAAACGGATAAGCTGTATACGGAAAACTATGCAGATAAGAATTATTCAGAAGAAGAATGGCTGAAAATTCTGTCGGAAAACCCTTCCCTGATACAAAGACCTATTTTGGTAAAAGGATCTGTAGCCATGCTGGGAAGACCTATTGAAAATGTAAAGTTCTTTATTGAAAAGTAG
- a CDS encoding DUF4197 family protein has translation MKKYIIAAALMIGTVAVITTSVQSCTTLATSDMGLSIIKRILLNGIDKGMGIYGNKEAFLQNNMVDKALPKELRDINSMLEKVAPSLVAKERDYIAQAAAYTVNTSKPILEGAVNSLNAQDVTRIMQGTTATQVLKEKTSQQLIAAISPKVDEKLNEYGIVKTINTALSGSNFLGSLLGGNKNTVNSGGLSQLASEQLVNGLFNIIEDYENKNSKSLLGPFGK, from the coding sequence ATGAAAAAATATATCATTGCAGCCGCTCTTATGATCGGGACCGTTGCTGTTATTACCACAAGCGTACAATCCTGTACAACACTGGCCACCTCAGATATGGGGCTTTCTATTATTAAAAGAATCCTGCTTAATGGAATTGATAAAGGAATGGGTATTTACGGAAATAAAGAAGCTTTTCTTCAGAATAATATGGTAGATAAAGCGCTTCCGAAAGAACTTAGGGATATCAACTCCATGCTGGAAAAAGTGGCGCCCTCGCTGGTAGCCAAAGAAAGGGATTATATTGCACAGGCTGCAGCTTATACGGTAAATACTTCCAAACCTATCTTAGAAGGTGCTGTAAACAGCCTGAATGCTCAGGATGTCACCAGAATCATGCAGGGAACTACGGCTACGCAGGTTCTGAAAGAAAAAACATCCCAGCAGCTTATTGCCGCTATTTCTCCGAAAGTAGACGAGAAACTGAATGAATATGGAATTGTAAAAACCATCAATACCGCGTTATCAGGAAGTAATTTTCTGGGCAGTCTTTTAGGCGGAAACAAGAACACCGTTAATTCAGGAGGACTGAGCCAACTTGCTTCTGAACAGCTGGTAAACGGACTGTTCAATATCATTGAAGATTACGAAAATAAGAACTCCAAATCCCTTTTGGGACCATTTGGAAAATAG
- a CDS encoding glutaminyl-peptide cyclotransferase — MKRNINIGLAAALLLASCSNNEKMLDSLADYNNAKEEKGYHFGDKIELPEEITKNAESIAVSLGDQETTDLTIDPKFFTLGDNNVVFIIKTKGGEVLNQDATINVYSTITEKDIPYKIIADYPHDPQNFIEGFVVEGNTVYESDGMNNASQLIKYTLGSSVPKIVAKQPAEIFSEGCTVVGDKIYQLTYRNKLGFIYDKNTLRKISEFSLPNIIGEGWGLTYDGKNLIATDGSKNLYYLDADNPSEVVKTVCVAGSKNIYDQLNELEYHNGFIYANVWHKPVILKINPKTGEVTGKFDFTQLTKENSRGDSEHVLNGIAFKGENMLVTGKNWPKIYEISFQ, encoded by the coding sequence ATTAAGCGGAATATCAATATTGGCCTGGCGGCAGCTCTTTTGCTTGCCTCCTGCAGCAACAACGAAAAAATGCTCGATTCTTTGGCAGATTATAATAATGCAAAAGAAGAAAAAGGCTATCATTTCGGAGATAAAATTGAACTGCCGGAAGAAATTACAAAAAATGCAGAAAGTATAGCAGTAAGCCTCGGAGATCAGGAAACAACGGATTTAACAATTGATCCCAAATTTTTCACGCTGGGAGATAATAACGTTGTTTTTATCATCAAAACAAAAGGCGGTGAAGTCCTGAACCAGGATGCCACCATTAATGTATACTCTACAATTACTGAAAAAGATATTCCCTATAAGATAATTGCCGATTACCCTCATGATCCCCAAAACTTTATTGAAGGTTTTGTGGTAGAAGGAAATACAGTATATGAAAGTGATGGGATGAACAATGCCTCGCAATTGATAAAATATACTTTAGGGTCATCCGTACCCAAAATTGTTGCAAAGCAGCCCGCTGAGATTTTCTCTGAAGGCTGTACCGTTGTAGGAGATAAGATATACCAGCTTACCTACCGGAATAAGCTCGGTTTTATTTATGATAAAAATACACTTAGGAAAATATCAGAATTTTCCTTACCCAATATCATCGGAGAAGGCTGGGGCCTTACGTACGACGGAAAGAACCTTATTGCTACAGACGGTTCAAAGAATCTTTATTATCTGGATGCTGATAACCCGTCAGAAGTAGTGAAGACTGTCTGTGTGGCCGGAAGTAAAAATATCTATGACCAGCTTAATGAACTGGAGTACCACAATGGATTTATCTATGCCAATGTATGGCATAAACCTGTCATTCTGAAGATCAATCCTAAAACCGGAGAGGTAACAGGGAAATTTGACTTTACTCAGCTGACAAAGGAGAACAGCCGTGGTGATAGTGAACATGTTTTAAACGGAATTGCTTTCAAAGGTGAAAATATGCTTGTAACAGGAAAAAACTGGCCTAAAATTTATGAAATTTCTTTTCAATAA
- a CDS encoding deoxynucleoside kinase: MHIAVTGNIGAGKTTLTTMLSKHYGWDAQFEDVDHNPYLEDFYSDMSKWSFALQVYFLGSRFRQVKEIRESGKNIIQDRTIYEDAHIFAENLNDMNLLSDRDFNNYSSVFNLMKSFVSAPDLLIYLKSDVPNLVKKIYKRGREYEASISIEYLSKLNQKYEKWISNYTEGKLLIVEVDDLDFVEKPEDFGFILEKIEAELHGLF, from the coding sequence ATGCATATTGCAGTTACAGGAAACATCGGAGCAGGAAAAACTACTTTGACGACGATGCTTTCCAAGCATTACGGATGGGATGCACAATTTGAAGACGTAGATCATAACCCTTATCTGGAAGATTTTTATTCCGATATGAGCAAATGGAGCTTTGCATTGCAGGTGTATTTCCTGGGAAGCAGATTCCGTCAGGTAAAGGAAATCAGAGAAAGTGGCAAAAACATTATTCAGGACCGTACCATTTACGAAGATGCCCATATTTTTGCCGAAAACCTGAATGATATGAATCTCCTTTCAGACAGGGATTTCAATAATTATTCTTCGGTTTTCAATCTGATGAAATCGTTTGTTTCCGCTCCGGATCTGTTGATTTATCTGAAATCAGATGTTCCCAATCTGGTTAAAAAAATCTATAAAAGAGGCCGTGAATATGAAGCATCCATCAGTATTGAATACCTTTCAAAACTAAATCAGAAGTATGAAAAATGGATATCTAACTATACGGAAGGTAAACTTCTGATTGTGGAAGTGGATGATCTTGATTTTGTAGAAAAACCGGAAGATTTCGGATTTATTCTGGAAAAAATAGAAGCTGAACTTCACGGACTGTTTTAA
- a CDS encoding DUF493 family protein — translation MDILQGNQHANPEDFYKSLKDKLEGHHDFPEDYLFKFIIPTDQSKLTEIYKVFDGIKFTLGNRESKNGKYTACNINAFVLDADQVVTIYKEVAKIEGVILL, via the coding sequence ATGGATATATTACAAGGAAATCAACACGCAAATCCTGAAGATTTTTACAAATCTTTGAAGGATAAACTGGAGGGTCATCATGATTTTCCGGAGGATTATTTATTTAAATTCATTATCCCTACGGACCAATCAAAACTTACTGAAATTTATAAAGTTTTTGATGGTATTAAGTTTACACTGGGAAACCGCGAAAGTAAAAATGGAAAATACACGGCCTGCAACATCAATGCATTTGTTTTGGATGCTGATCAGGTGGTAACTATTTATAAAGAAGTAGCAAAAATAGAAGGCGTTATTCTATTGTAA
- a CDS encoding glutaminyl-peptide cyclotransferase produces the protein MKKSIIAGFAAILLLASCNKDKEILNTLNTYNTSMEAKGYHFGDKLELPKEVTENAESVTISFGDKETTNLTIDPQFFTLGDNAVTFNIKTKGGEILNQDATINVFAKNPEKNLAYQIVAEYPHDPKNFVQGFQIEGNTIYESDGQNGSSQILKYTLGTTTPLASTKQAQEDFSEGSTIVGDKVYQLTWQSKKGYIYDKSSLKLLSEFPYPNVLGEGWGLTYDGKNLIASDGSKLLYFLDPANPSKLIKYIAVAGSSQAYDQLNELEYHNGFIYANVWQKPVILKINPANGEVVGTFDFSEIAKQNTKGSDDVLNGIAFKGDNMLVTGKNWSKIYEVQIK, from the coding sequence ATGAAAAAAAGTATAATAGCGGGTTTCGCAGCGATTTTATTATTAGCGTCTTGTAACAAGGATAAAGAAATTCTTAATACACTAAACACTTATAATACTTCAATGGAGGCAAAGGGATACCATTTCGGGGATAAGCTGGAGCTTCCGAAAGAGGTGACGGAAAATGCAGAAAGCGTAACCATCAGCTTTGGAGATAAAGAAACAACAAACTTAACCATTGATCCCCAGTTTTTTACTTTGGGTGACAACGCTGTTACATTCAATATCAAAACAAAAGGAGGGGAAATCCTGAATCAGGATGCCACCATCAATGTATTTGCAAAAAATCCCGAAAAAAATCTGGCTTACCAGATTGTGGCAGAATATCCTCATGATCCCAAAAACTTTGTACAGGGATTCCAGATTGAAGGAAATACCATCTATGAAAGTGACGGGCAGAACGGATCTTCTCAGATTCTGAAATATACCCTTGGAACCACTACACCGCTTGCCTCTACGAAACAGGCTCAGGAAGACTTTTCAGAAGGGAGCACCATCGTTGGGGATAAAGTGTATCAGCTGACGTGGCAGAGCAAAAAAGGATATATTTATGATAAAAGTTCTTTAAAACTCTTGTCAGAATTTCCTTATCCTAATGTATTGGGAGAAGGTTGGGGGTTAACGTATGACGGGAAAAACCTAATCGCTTCTGACGGAAGTAAACTTTTATATTTCCTGGATCCTGCCAACCCTTCAAAACTGATCAAATATATTGCTGTAGCAGGAAGCTCTCAGGCATATGACCAATTGAACGAGCTTGAATACCACAACGGGTTTATCTATGCCAACGTGTGGCAAAAACCTGTTATTTTAAAGATCAATCCGGCCAACGGAGAAGTAGTGGGAACCTTTGATTTCTCAGAAATTGCAAAACAGAATACCAAAGGAAGTGATGACGTATTAAACGGAATTGCTTTTAAAGGTGATAATATGCTTGTAACAGGGAAAAACTGGTCAAAAATTTATGAAGTTCAGATCAAGTAA